The following proteins are co-located in the Vicinamibacteria bacterium genome:
- a CDS encoding tetratricopeptide repeat protein, translating to EGEAVRAMTDEIANLRIGWLYALELLRIPEIGSYLETLWYFYEFRSWYSEGCEAVRLARDRLGGLCHAGKALDAQWRFVLGRSLFQEGWFSFRLGHYQESKKLASDGLIHLQALPEAKRDLEFTLNLLGLVDWHLGDFREARRSLERSLSLNAETGHPITGSVALRLLGIVAQVTGEYVEAKSRHLESMAICQKIDELRGVANSLMCLGWLAWELEELDEAERLLRSSLEMGQKLQDRFNTALVLVFLGLVAQSRGEPGKAQRQYRAAVAITTEIGERFGQALSLIHLAGVESSTAKEHLVKGLELAMELQAGPLISLGLTKAARLLAAGKQAEEHRMAITLSCLAQHHPASWKKTKDDAKAILSRLQDQLPASIEDNVGNGVPDISAAAETWLRTVKYDVTPQRRSMETRP from the coding sequence GAGGGCGAAGCGGTCCGGGCAATGACCGACGAGATCGCCAATCTCCGGATCGGATGGCTCTACGCATTGGAGCTCCTCAGGATTCCCGAGATCGGCTCGTACCTGGAAACCCTCTGGTACTTCTACGAATTCCGGAGCTGGTACTCGGAAGGCTGCGAGGCCGTACGACTTGCGAGAGACCGCTTGGGAGGCTTGTGTCACGCGGGAAAGGCGCTCGATGCGCAGTGGCGATTCGTACTGGGCCGGAGCCTCTTCCAGGAAGGCTGGTTCTCTTTCCGTCTCGGGCATTACCAGGAGAGCAAAAAACTTGCCTCAGATGGACTGATCCATCTCCAAGCATTACCAGAAGCCAAACGAGACTTGGAGTTCACTCTCAACTTGCTTGGCCTGGTCGACTGGCATCTCGGTGACTTTCGAGAGGCTCGACGGTCTCTCGAGCGAAGCCTGAGCCTCAACGCGGAGACGGGCCATCCCATTACGGGATCAGTGGCTCTCCGCCTTCTCGGTATCGTGGCCCAAGTCACCGGTGAATACGTTGAGGCGAAGTCGCGACATTTGGAATCCATGGCGATCTGTCAAAAGATTGACGAACTTCGCGGTGTGGCCAACAGTTTGATGTGCCTCGGCTGGCTCGCGTGGGAATTAGAAGAACTGGACGAAGCTGAAAGACTGCTCCGAAGTAGCCTGGAGATGGGCCAGAAGCTGCAAGACCGCTTCAACACAGCTCTGGTGCTCGTATTCCTCGGGCTCGTCGCCCAATCTCGGGGTGAGCCCGGAAAGGCGCAACGGCAGTATCGTGCGGCGGTTGCCATCACCACTGAGATTGGAGAGCGCTTTGGCCAAGCGCTTTCCTTGATTCATCTGGCTGGCGTGGAGAGCTCGACCGCCAAGGAACACCTCGTGAAAGGCCTCGAACTGGCCATGGAGCTCCAAGCGGGACCGTTGATTTCGCTCGGGCTAACGAAAGCTGCCCGGCTTCTGGCGGCCGGCAAACAAGCCGAGGAGCACCGGATGGCCATCACGTTGTCGTGTCTTGCCCAACACCACCCGGCGAGCTGGAAGAAAACGAAAGATGACGCGAAGGCGATCCTCTCTCGATTGCAGGATCAGTTGCCTGCGAGTATCGAGGACAACGTCGGGAACGGAGTTCCTGATATCAGCGCCGCGGCCGAGACCTGGTTACGGACGGTGAAGTACGACGTGACCCCGCAGCGTCGTTCGATGGAAACTCGACCCTGA
- a CDS encoding PBP1A family penicillin-binding protein, with product MSQRPDGVRDPRHVQLYALPSSVRTSVGAWLRSARSSLKKGFPALSRRPPVLAGIVVLVALMLLGLGLAIDVAARLPDPRALSSLDQMSEATLVYDAFDRPAFTIFREQRIRVPIERMSPHLIDAVLAIEDRRFYQHGGIDLVRVAGATVANLSAGRIVEGGSTITQQLARKGLLSSERTIRRKLAEILTALWIEQVYEKREILELYLNKIYFGSGFYGAETAARGYLGKTASDLSVSDAALLAGLIQAPERYSPKRFPERAIARRNVVLSVMKETNVIDERAYQAARLEPLSSDNSLETTEAYGSYFKEELRQHLIDLFGWDGVYEDGLRVYSTIDPAMQRAAEATLEDGIREIEARRSYRHPRRETDGAPEISAGAPVYLQGALIAVDPRSGEVRALIGGRDFADSSFNRATQAERQPGSAFKPILYAAAVDQGITPITILDDLDHPVPSDEGEWLPADGHDEVSALTVRAALQMSSNRAAVRLIRLTGIDRTVDYAARFGLGPQPRVPSVALGSGSVTLEALTAAYAAFANGGTVPQPIYIRRVTDGEGRVLFDATSSGARLKPRAVKPSTAFVMASLLRGVLDAGTGWTVRREGFRAPAAGKTGTTDDVKDAWFIGFTPELSAGVWIGFDDPQTIAPRGFGSDLAAPVWARFMSEIVEPQSSNRWIEPPPDVVRVEICASSLLVATESCRRSIGDDAEGDQRAPTYLEYFVSGSEPVDRCPLHRSFLASVLAPFRSPSRPERQRSELWTPSPEAPPIVPAPGQSVEVVHDHVFGNCTGRLVAGPDGLRYDTVHKDAFTVDFAEIARVSFDVERRRVRISVRGGRDYNFYAGFDDRDGLAALEAALHAK from the coding sequence ATGAGTCAGCGGCCGGACGGCGTCCGAGACCCGCGTCACGTTCAGCTCTACGCTCTTCCGAGCTCCGTGCGCACGAGTGTGGGCGCATGGCTCAGGTCCGCCCGGTCTTCGCTGAAAAAAGGTTTTCCGGCTCTCTCGCGACGACCGCCGGTCCTCGCGGGTATTGTGGTCCTCGTCGCTCTGATGCTGTTGGGTCTCGGTCTCGCCATCGACGTCGCCGCCCGACTCCCCGACCCGCGCGCGCTGTCATCGCTCGACCAAATGTCTGAGGCCACGCTCGTGTACGACGCCTTCGACCGACCGGCGTTTACGATTTTTCGCGAGCAACGGATCCGAGTGCCCATCGAACGGATGTCGCCTCACCTGATCGACGCCGTGCTCGCCATCGAAGACCGCCGTTTCTATCAGCATGGTGGCATCGACCTAGTGCGTGTTGCTGGCGCCACCGTAGCGAACTTGAGCGCCGGTCGCATCGTGGAAGGCGGTAGCACGATCACCCAGCAACTGGCACGAAAGGGTCTGCTGTCGAGCGAGAGAACCATTCGCCGGAAGCTCGCCGAGATCCTGACGGCCTTGTGGATCGAGCAGGTCTACGAGAAGAGGGAGATTCTCGAGCTCTATCTCAACAAGATCTACTTCGGCTCGGGGTTCTATGGTGCGGAAACGGCGGCCCGTGGCTATCTCGGAAAGACCGCTTCTGATCTCAGCGTGAGCGATGCCGCGCTGCTCGCCGGGCTGATTCAGGCTCCGGAGCGGTACTCGCCCAAGAGATTTCCCGAACGTGCCATCGCCCGCCGTAATGTCGTGCTCTCGGTCATGAAGGAAACGAACGTCATCGACGAGCGGGCCTATCAGGCGGCGCGCCTCGAGCCTCTGTCCTCGGACAACAGTCTGGAGACGACGGAAGCTTACGGGAGCTATTTCAAGGAAGAGCTCCGGCAGCACCTCATCGACCTGTTTGGATGGGATGGCGTCTACGAGGACGGGCTGCGCGTCTACTCGACGATCGATCCGGCAATGCAGCGCGCGGCCGAGGCGACGCTCGAGGACGGTATCCGAGAGATCGAAGCGCGTCGTAGCTATCGTCACCCCCGAAGAGAGACCGACGGTGCGCCGGAGATTTCCGCGGGCGCGCCCGTCTATCTACAGGGGGCGCTCATCGCGGTGGATCCCCGTTCGGGCGAGGTGCGCGCTCTCATCGGTGGGCGGGACTTTGCCGATAGCTCCTTCAACCGGGCGACCCAGGCCGAGCGTCAGCCGGGATCCGCCTTCAAGCCAATCCTGTACGCGGCAGCCGTTGACCAGGGCATCACACCGATCACGATCCTGGATGACCTAGACCATCCGGTCCCCTCGGACGAGGGAGAGTGGTTGCCTGCCGACGGCCATGATGAGGTCTCCGCTCTCACGGTGCGGGCGGCGCTGCAAATGTCCAGCAACCGCGCGGCCGTCCGTCTCATCCGGCTGACGGGCATCGATCGCACCGTTGACTACGCCGCCCGGTTCGGCCTGGGCCCGCAGCCGCGGGTGCCGTCCGTGGCTCTCGGATCCGGCTCGGTGACCCTCGAGGCGCTGACGGCAGCGTATGCTGCGTTTGCCAACGGTGGGACCGTACCCCAACCGATTTACATCAGGCGGGTAACCGATGGCGAAGGCCGCGTCCTGTTCGACGCTACTTCGTCCGGCGCTCGGTTGAAGCCTCGTGCCGTCAAGCCCTCGACGGCCTTTGTGATGGCCAGCCTCCTACGAGGGGTGCTCGATGCCGGGACCGGCTGGACGGTCCGGCGGGAAGGCTTCCGGGCTCCGGCCGCGGGCAAGACTGGAACCACCGATGACGTCAAGGATGCGTGGTTCATCGGTTTCACGCCCGAGCTTTCGGCGGGCGTTTGGATCGGATTCGACGATCCCCAGACCATCGCCCCGCGAGGGTTTGGATCCGATTTGGCGGCGCCGGTGTGGGCGAGATTCATGAGCGAGATCGTCGAGCCACAGAGCTCGAACCGGTGGATCGAGCCGCCACCGGACGTCGTCCGAGTCGAAATCTGTGCCTCGTCGCTCTTGGTCGCAACTGAATCCTGTCGCCGATCCATTGGTGACGATGCCGAAGGAGACCAACGAGCCCCAACCTACTTGGAATACTTCGTGTCCGGTAGTGAGCCGGTCGATCGTTGTCCCCTTCATCGGTCGTTTCTCGCATCCGTACTCGCGCCCTTCCGAAGCCCGAGCCGGCCTGAGCGGCAGCGCTCCGAGCTATGGACTCCGTCGCCCGAAGCACCTCCGATCGTGCCGGCGCCGGGACAAAGCGTCGAGGTTGTCCACGACCATGTTTTTGGAAACTGTACCGGCCGGCTCGTTGCCGGTCCAGATGGGCTCCGCTACGACACCGTCCACAAGGACGCCTTCACGGTCGACTTTGCGGAAATCGCGCGTGTCTCCTTCGACGTCGAGAGGCGGCGTGTCCGGATCTCGGTCCGCGGGGGCCGGGACTATAACTTCTACGCCGGATTCGACGACCGTGATGGCCTCGCCGCCCTCGAGGCGGCGCTTCACGCAAAATAG